A genomic region of Luteibacter aegosomatissinici contains the following coding sequences:
- the mtnA gene encoding S-methyl-5-thioribose-1-phosphate isomerase: MNTHNSHDTIRAVQWLGDRLHLLDQRRLPAEEIWFDCVNSEDVTRAIRDLAVRGAPAIGIAAAWGVVLAAQKGENLATAMATLRAARPTAVNLMWALDRMRVRVDAGADAATLEAEAQAIQDEDLAANRHMGELGAALIEPGSQVMTHCNTGSLATAGYGTALGVIRAGVEAGRIEQVFAGETRPWQQGARLTMWELVRDGIPARLIADSAASHLMKDGKVKWVIVGADRIAANGDTANKIGTYQLAIAARHHGVKFMVVAPSTTVDMATASGDDIEIELRDATELLSVGGNRTVIEGAEAWNPVFDVTPAELIDAIVTERGIILKPDEEQMRIMFP, encoded by the coding sequence ATGAACACGCATAACTCCCACGACACCATTCGCGCCGTCCAGTGGCTCGGCGATCGCCTTCACCTGCTCGACCAGCGCCGCCTGCCGGCGGAGGAAATCTGGTTCGATTGCGTGAACTCGGAGGATGTCACGCGGGCCATTCGTGACCTGGCCGTGCGCGGTGCGCCGGCCATTGGTATCGCGGCGGCCTGGGGCGTCGTGCTGGCGGCGCAGAAGGGTGAAAACCTGGCTACTGCCATGGCCACGTTGCGTGCGGCACGGCCCACCGCGGTGAACCTGATGTGGGCGCTGGACCGCATGAGGGTGCGGGTTGACGCGGGCGCCGATGCTGCCACGCTTGAAGCCGAAGCACAGGCTATCCAGGATGAAGATCTCGCCGCCAACCGCCACATGGGCGAGTTGGGCGCCGCGCTGATCGAGCCGGGCTCGCAGGTCATGACCCATTGCAACACGGGCTCGCTCGCGACCGCAGGCTATGGCACCGCGCTGGGCGTGATCCGTGCGGGCGTCGAAGCGGGCCGCATCGAGCAGGTGTTCGCGGGAGAGACCCGCCCCTGGCAGCAGGGCGCGCGCCTCACCATGTGGGAACTCGTGCGTGATGGCATCCCGGCCAGGCTCATCGCCGATTCCGCTGCCTCGCATCTCATGAAGGACGGCAAGGTGAAGTGGGTCATCGTTGGTGCTGACCGCATCGCGGCCAATGGCGACACCGCCAACAAGATCGGTACCTACCAGCTCGCCATTGCCGCGCGCCACCACGGCGTGAAGTTCATGGTCGTCGCGCCGTCCACCACCGTCGATATGGCCACGGCCAGCGGCGACGATATCGAGATCGAATTGCGTGATGCCACCGAGCTGCTTTCGGTCGGCGGTAACCGTACCGTCATCGAGGGCGCCGAGGCCTGGAACCCCGTTTTCGACGTGACCCCGGCGGAGCTGATCGACGCGATCGTGACCGAGCGCGGCATCATCCTGAAGCCCGACGAAGAGCAGATGCGGATCATGTTTCCGTGA
- a CDS encoding class III poly(R)-hydroxyalkanoic acid synthase subunit PhaC yields MSTNPFHIDPERAREEVEAFRRKVEAGMETLKNVGPIELGTTPREAVYTEDKLTLWHFKGTKKPTAKVPLLICYALVNTPWMVDLQDDRSMVRNLLEQGEDLYLIDWGYPDGADRWLTLEDYIDGYLDRCVDVIRQRHELEAINLLGICQGGVFSLCYAALHGDKVKNLVTMVTPVDFHTPDNMLSHWARNVDIDLFVDTIGNIPADLMNFAYLTLKPLRLNQQKYVAMVDILDNPKEVENFLRMEKWIFDSPDQAGETFRQFARDFFQKNLLIKGQATIGDRTIDLGTITQPVLNIYAEQDHLVPPAASIPLKDAVGSKDYTALPFPGGHIGIYVSGRAQKLVPPAIHDWLSKR; encoded by the coding sequence ATGAGCACCAACCCCTTCCACATCGACCCCGAGCGCGCCCGTGAGGAAGTCGAAGCGTTCCGCCGCAAGGTGGAAGCAGGCATGGAAACGCTGAAAAACGTGGGCCCCATCGAGCTGGGCACCACGCCGCGCGAAGCCGTCTACACCGAAGACAAGCTCACCCTGTGGCACTTCAAGGGCACGAAGAAACCGACAGCGAAAGTCCCTCTGCTGATCTGCTATGCGCTGGTGAATACGCCGTGGATGGTCGACCTGCAGGACGACCGCTCCATGGTGCGCAACCTGCTTGAGCAGGGCGAGGATTTGTACCTTATCGACTGGGGTTACCCCGATGGTGCCGATCGCTGGCTCACCCTCGAGGATTACATCGACGGGTACCTCGATCGCTGCGTCGATGTGATCCGCCAGCGCCATGAGCTCGAAGCGATCAACCTGCTGGGCATCTGCCAGGGCGGCGTGTTCTCGCTGTGCTACGCCGCGCTGCATGGCGACAAGGTCAAGAACCTCGTCACCATGGTCACGCCGGTGGATTTCCACACGCCCGATAACATGCTCTCGCATTGGGCGCGCAACGTGGATATCGACCTCTTCGTCGATACGATCGGCAATATCCCGGCTGACCTGATGAACTTCGCCTACCTCACGCTGAAGCCGCTCCGGCTCAACCAGCAGAAGTACGTGGCGATGGTCGATATCCTCGATAACCCGAAGGAAGTGGAAAACTTCCTGCGCATGGAAAAGTGGATCTTTGATTCACCCGACCAGGCCGGCGAAACCTTCCGCCAGTTTGCCCGCGATTTCTTCCAGAAGAACCTGCTGATCAAGGGCCAGGCCACGATCGGTGACCGGACCATCGACCTGGGCACGATCACCCAGCCCGTGCTGAATATCTACGCCGAGCAGGATCACCTCGTGCCACCCGCGGCCTCCATTCCGTTGAAGGATGCCGTGGGCAGCAAGGACTACACGGCGCTGCCGTTCCCGGGTGGCCACATCGGCATCTACGTCTCCGGCCGGGCCCAGAAACTCGTGCCCCCGGCGATCCACGACTGGCTGTCAAAGCGCTGA
- a CDS encoding poly(R)-hydroxyalkanoic acid synthase subunit PhaE — MADKPTDFIDQYQAFVRQGVEAWARQFDPKAEHAEAPSADIVGRLFAGLGGFGDWMRAFTAGEPPASPFAHGAPPFGQPGPGAGMPPYGPPGGGVPPYGFAGVPGGMPPFGYGPPPGAQPGTDGFDEWARVAREALSMPGLGLNREQQEEQQALLRAWIDYAQQFARYQSLLQGVQDRAGETLRAQGMPSDADSLRAVYDRWVNFSEESYAEAAMSDEFREVYAALVNAQMQLKVLQQRQVERIAVQAGLPTRREVDSLGERLQAVRRELRHMQGLKAEVEALRAEITALRMKAKPVTRSAPGAQRSAPVGARLARDPAKPARPPEPAKAAAKKAAAKKAKPKARSR, encoded by the coding sequence ATGGCAGATAAACCGACAGACTTCATCGACCAGTACCAGGCCTTCGTCCGCCAGGGCGTCGAGGCCTGGGCCAGGCAATTCGACCCGAAGGCCGAGCACGCCGAGGCACCTTCGGCCGACATCGTGGGCCGGCTATTCGCGGGCCTTGGCGGCTTTGGTGACTGGATGCGCGCGTTTACCGCCGGCGAGCCGCCGGCATCGCCGTTCGCGCATGGTGCGCCCCCGTTTGGCCAGCCGGGACCCGGTGCTGGCATGCCACCTTATGGGCCGCCGGGTGGCGGTGTGCCGCCATACGGTTTTGCCGGGGTTCCTGGCGGTATGCCGCCATTCGGCTACGGGCCGCCGCCGGGTGCGCAGCCGGGCACCGATGGCTTTGATGAATGGGCCCGAGTGGCGCGCGAGGCGCTGTCGATGCCCGGCCTTGGCCTCAATCGCGAGCAGCAGGAAGAACAGCAGGCCCTGCTGCGTGCATGGATCGATTACGCGCAGCAATTCGCTCGCTACCAGTCGCTGCTGCAGGGCGTGCAGGATCGCGCCGGTGAAACGCTGCGCGCGCAGGGCATGCCCTCCGACGCTGATAGCCTGCGCGCCGTCTACGACCGCTGGGTCAATTTCTCCGAAGAGAGCTATGCCGAAGCGGCCATGTCGGACGAGTTCCGCGAAGTGTACGCCGCCCTGGTCAACGCGCAGATGCAACTCAAGGTGCTCCAGCAGCGCCAGGTCGAGCGCATCGCCGTACAGGCCGGCCTGCCCACCCGCCGCGAGGTCGATAGCCTCGGCGAGCGCCTGCAGGCGGTGCGCCGCGAGCTGCGCCACATGCAAGGCCTGAAGGCAGAAGTTGAAGCGCTGCGCGCCGAAATCACTGCCTTGCGCATGAAGGCGAAACCCGTGACCCGTTCCGCGCCAGGAGCGCAGCGAAGCGCCCCTGTAGGAGCGCGTCTTGCGCGCGATCCGGCGAAGCCGGCCCGACCGCCTGAACCGGCGAAAGCCGCCGCCAAAAAAGCCGCGGCCAAAAAAGCCAAGCCCAAGGCTCGCTCCCGATGA
- a CDS encoding glycoside hydrolase family 3 N-terminal domain-containing protein: protein MNVPLRLRPLVLAASVALTFAGAACASDTAPTAPAVQPSNPQLASPAIEKRVNDLLARMTLEEKIGQLVQYGASGGADTKAGETAIALNPETQAHVDALALARKGELGSMLNVTGAARTKAFQEAALKSRLRIPLLFGADIIHGYRTIYPVPLGLSATWDPQLVQDLSHMSAQEATTAGVKWFYSPMVDISRDARWGRSTEGAGEDPYLGAAIARAYIRGYQGKDLAAADSVAASVKHFAAYGAAEAGREYNTTDMSDVRLRQVYLPPYKAAVEEGAATMMSSFNALNGVPATANTYLMTDILREEWGFDGFVVSDFTAVMELTHHGIALDAATATQKALQAGVEVDMMSHYYDTQIPALLKEGKLSMATVDEAVRRVLRVKFALGLFEHPYSTSPEVTAAVDEHRPLVRRAAEESFVLLKNGGQATQAVLPLAPGLKKLALIGPLADDASEMQGAWGGAQHVPDVVTLRRGLAARMKAQGGELLFAHGTDVESDSESGFDEALKVATQADVVVMALGESSRMSGEAGSRAHLNLPGNQQALLERVVATGKPVVLLVFSGRPLVLDWADKHVPAIMAVWFPGTEAGNAVANVLFGDVAPSGKLTMSFPRAVGQEPLYYNQFPTGRPPGDADLTRPPGRDTAFISRYIDVANDALYPFGHGLSYTSFGYTDVQVSRAKVPVAEANRADATNVVSVTATVTNTGSRAATEVAQLYVRNLGASVEQPVRSLQGFQRVALKPGESKRVTFQLGFAELSFWNARSQQVVEPTQYTVWVGGSSTANQQASFIITP from the coding sequence ATGAACGTTCCCCTTCGCCTGCGCCCGCTGGTGCTCGCCGCTTCCGTTGCCCTCACGTTTGCTGGCGCCGCTTGTGCCTCCGACACCGCGCCCACCGCACCGGCCGTCCAGCCGTCGAATCCGCAACTCGCATCCCCGGCGATCGAGAAGCGCGTCAACGATCTGCTTGCGCGCATGACCCTCGAGGAGAAGATTGGCCAGCTCGTGCAATACGGCGCCAGTGGCGGCGCGGACACGAAGGCCGGCGAAACCGCCATTGCGCTGAATCCGGAGACGCAGGCGCACGTCGATGCGCTCGCGCTGGCCCGCAAGGGCGAGCTTGGCTCCATGCTCAATGTGACCGGTGCGGCGCGAACGAAAGCATTCCAGGAAGCCGCCCTCAAGAGCCGCCTGCGCATCCCGCTTCTGTTCGGCGCAGACATCATTCACGGCTATCGCACCATTTACCCCGTGCCGCTGGGTTTGTCCGCCACTTGGGATCCGCAACTCGTACAGGATCTGTCGCACATGTCGGCGCAGGAAGCGACGACCGCGGGCGTGAAGTGGTTCTACTCGCCCATGGTCGACATCTCGCGAGATGCGCGATGGGGGCGTTCGACCGAGGGCGCGGGCGAAGATCCGTACCTTGGGGCAGCCATCGCGCGCGCCTACATCCGCGGCTACCAGGGCAAGGATCTCGCGGCGGCGGATAGCGTGGCCGCTTCCGTGAAGCATTTCGCTGCCTACGGCGCGGCTGAGGCCGGGCGCGAATACAACACCACCGATATGTCCGATGTGCGCCTGCGCCAGGTGTACCTGCCGCCGTACAAGGCGGCCGTGGAGGAGGGTGCCGCGACCATGATGAGTTCGTTCAACGCGCTCAATGGCGTGCCAGCCACGGCCAACACGTATCTCATGACCGACATCCTGCGGGAGGAATGGGGCTTCGATGGCTTCGTGGTGAGCGACTTCACGGCGGTCATGGAGCTGACCCACCATGGCATCGCACTGGATGCCGCCACGGCGACGCAGAAAGCACTGCAGGCTGGCGTGGAGGTGGACATGATGAGCCATTACTACGACACCCAGATCCCGGCGTTGCTCAAGGAAGGCAAGCTTTCGATGGCAACCGTGGATGAGGCCGTGCGCCGTGTCCTCCGGGTGAAGTTCGCGCTCGGGCTGTTCGAACACCCGTACTCCACGAGCCCTGAAGTGACGGCAGCCGTCGATGAGCACCGGCCGCTTGTGCGCCGCGCTGCGGAAGAATCGTTTGTCCTTCTGAAGAATGGCGGCCAGGCCACGCAGGCTGTGTTGCCGCTCGCGCCAGGGTTGAAGAAACTGGCATTGATCGGCCCGCTTGCTGACGACGCCAGCGAAATGCAGGGTGCATGGGGTGGTGCGCAACATGTACCGGATGTGGTGACATTGCGTCGTGGCCTTGCCGCGCGGATGAAGGCGCAGGGCGGCGAGCTGCTTTTCGCGCACGGCACCGATGTGGAAAGCGATTCGGAGTCCGGCTTTGACGAGGCACTGAAGGTCGCAACCCAGGCCGATGTCGTGGTGATGGCACTCGGCGAATCGTCACGCATGAGTGGTGAGGCAGGGTCGCGTGCCCACCTCAACCTCCCGGGTAACCAGCAGGCCTTGCTTGAACGCGTGGTCGCGACCGGCAAGCCAGTCGTCCTGCTCGTGTTCTCCGGGCGTCCACTCGTCCTCGATTGGGCCGACAAACACGTGCCTGCGATCATGGCCGTGTGGTTCCCGGGCACCGAGGCGGGCAATGCCGTCGCCAACGTGCTTTTCGGCGATGTGGCGCCCAGCGGCAAGCTGACCATGAGTTTTCCTCGCGCCGTGGGCCAGGAGCCGCTGTATTACAACCAGTTCCCGACAGGCCGGCCCCCGGGTGATGCGGACCTGACCAGGCCCCCGGGTCGCGATACGGCGTTCATCTCGCGCTACATCGATGTGGCCAACGACGCGCTGTATCCCTTTGGCCATGGCCTGTCTTACACATCCTTCGGCTACACCGACGTACAGGTGTCGCGTGCGAAGGTGCCTGTGGCGGAGGCGAACCGTGCAGATGCCACGAACGTGGTTTCCGTTACCGCGACGGTAACGAACACGGGCTCGCGGGCGGCCACGGAAGTGGCACAGCTGTACGTGCGCAATCTCGGCGCCAGCGTCGAGCAGCCGGTGCGCAGCCTGCAGGGGTTCCAGCGCGTCGCGCTCAAGCCGGGCGAATCAAAACGCGTCACGTTCCAACTGGGCTTCGCCGAGCTCTCGTTCTGGAATGCCCGTAGCCAGCAGGTGGTCGAGCCCACGCAATACACGGTGTGGGTGGGTGGCAGTTCCACGGCGAACCAGCAGGCATCGTTCATCATCACGCCCTGA
- the pnp gene encoding polyribonucleotide nucleotidyltransferase, whose translation MAKVTKSFQYGSHEVTLETGEIARQASGAVMVSMGGTVVLVTVVAAPKAREGQDFFPLTVDYMEKFYSAGRIPGGFFKREGRPTEKETLTSRLIDRPLRPLFPEEFRNEIQVIAQVVSLNPEVDGDIPALIGASAAMSLAGVPFKGPIGAARVGYANGQYILNPTASQLKTSDLDLVVAGTSSAVMMVESEAKLLSEDVMLGSVVFGHQQMQVAIDTINAFVAEAGAKSFKWEAPAAKTALYDAVKAAVGNRFAEAFQIRDKLARRDVISALKSDVKTAIAADAEANGWTDGDIGAAFGEVEYRTLRDGVLSTKVRIDGRQLDDVRPITVRVGVLPRTHGSALFTRGETQALVVATLGTTRDSQIIDAPEGEWKDTFLFHYNFPPFSVGETGRVGSPKRREVGHGRLAKRGVQAVKPTIEEFPYVVRVVSEITESNGSSSMASVCGSSLAMMDAGVPLKAPVAGIAMGLVKEGNDFVVLSDILGDEDHLGDMDFKVAGTADGVSALQMDIKVDGITEEIMRTALAQAKRGRLHILGEMAKCITEARSEMSEFAPRLLTIKIHPDKIREVIGKGGATIRSITEETGTTIDITDDGNVVIASVNREAAEAARKRIEQIVSDVEPGRIYEGKVAKLMDFGAFVTIMPGKDGLVHVSQISSERVEKVSDKLKEGDIVKVKVLEVDKQGRIRLSMKAVTEEENAAG comes from the coding sequence GTGGCGAAAGTAACCAAGTCATTCCAGTACGGTAGTCACGAAGTCACGCTGGAGACGGGCGAAATCGCCCGCCAGGCGTCCGGTGCGGTCATGGTCAGCATGGGCGGCACCGTCGTCCTGGTGACCGTTGTCGCCGCTCCGAAGGCCCGCGAAGGCCAGGACTTCTTCCCGCTCACGGTCGACTACATGGAGAAGTTCTACTCCGCGGGTCGCATCCCGGGTGGCTTCTTCAAGCGCGAAGGCCGCCCGACCGAGAAGGAGACGCTGACCTCGCGTCTTATCGATCGTCCGCTTCGTCCGCTGTTCCCGGAAGAGTTCCGCAACGAGATCCAGGTCATTGCCCAGGTCGTCTCGCTGAACCCGGAAGTCGATGGTGACATCCCGGCCCTGATCGGTGCCTCGGCTGCCATGTCGCTCGCCGGCGTGCCCTTCAAGGGCCCGATCGGTGCGGCGCGCGTTGGCTACGCCAACGGCCAGTACATCCTCAACCCGACCGCTTCGCAGCTGAAGACCTCCGACCTCGACCTCGTCGTGGCCGGTACCTCCAGCGCCGTGATGATGGTCGAGTCGGAAGCCAAGCTGCTCAGCGAAGACGTCATGCTCGGTTCGGTCGTGTTCGGCCACCAGCAGATGCAGGTCGCTATCGACACGATCAACGCCTTTGTCGCCGAAGCCGGTGCCAAGTCGTTCAAGTGGGAAGCGCCGGCTGCCAAGACGGCCCTGTACGACGCGGTCAAGGCCGCTGTCGGCAACCGCTTCGCCGAAGCCTTCCAGATCCGCGACAAGCTGGCTCGTCGTGACGTCATCAGCGCGCTCAAGAGCGACGTGAAGACGGCCATCGCCGCCGATGCCGAAGCCAATGGCTGGACCGATGGCGACATCGGCGCCGCCTTCGGCGAAGTCGAGTACCGCACCCTGCGCGACGGCGTGCTCAGCACCAAGGTTCGCATCGACGGGCGCCAGCTCGACGACGTCCGCCCGATCACCGTCCGCGTCGGCGTCCTGCCGCGCACCCACGGTTCGGCGCTGTTCACCCGCGGTGAAACCCAGGCGCTGGTCGTTGCCACGCTCGGCACCACGCGTGACTCGCAGATCATCGATGCGCCGGAAGGCGAGTGGAAGGACACGTTCCTGTTCCACTACAACTTCCCTCCGTTCTCGGTGGGCGAAACCGGCCGCGTCGGCAGCCCGAAGCGTCGCGAAGTTGGCCACGGCCGCCTCGCCAAGCGCGGCGTGCAGGCTGTGAAGCCGACGATCGAAGAGTTCCCGTACGTCGTTCGCGTCGTCTCGGAAATCACCGAGTCGAACGGTTCTTCGTCCATGGCGTCGGTCTGCGGTTCCTCGCTGGCCATGATGGACGCTGGCGTGCCGCTTAAGGCGCCGGTGGCCGGTATCGCCATGGGCCTGGTGAAGGAAGGCAACGATTTCGTCGTGCTCTCCGACATCCTGGGTGACGAAGACCACCTCGGCGACATGGACTTCAAGGTGGCCGGTACCGCCGATGGCGTGTCCGCGCTGCAGATGGATATCAAGGTCGACGGCATCACCGAAGAGATCATGCGTACGGCGCTGGCCCAGGCCAAGCGTGGTCGCCTGCATATCCTCGGCGAGATGGCCAAGTGCATCACGGAAGCCCGCTCGGAAATGAGCGAGTTCGCCCCGCGCCTGCTCACGATCAAGATCCACCCGGACAAGATCCGCGAAGTCATCGGCAAGGGCGGCGCCACCATCCGCTCGATCACCGAAGAGACCGGCACCACCATCGACATCACGGACGACGGCAACGTCGTGATCGCCTCGGTCAACCGTGAAGCGGCTGAAGCTGCGCGCAAGCGCATCGAGCAGATCGTCTCCGACGTCGAGCCGGGCCGCATCTACGAAGGCAAGGTTGCGAAGCTGATGGATTTCGGCGCGTTCGTGACCATCATGCCGGGCAAGGATGGCCTCGTGCACGTCTCGCAGATTTCCAGCGAGCGCGTCGAGAAGGTTTCCGACAAGCTGAAGGAAGGCGACATCGTCAAGGTGAAGGTCCTGGAAGTCGACAAGCAGGGCCGTATCCGCCTTTCGATGAAGGCCGTGACCGAAGAAGAAAACGCCGCGGGCTGA
- the rpsO gene encoding 30S ribosomal protein S15, which produces MSLTVEQTSQIIKDYGRKDNDTGSTEVQVALLSANITALQDHFQAHKQDHHSRRGLLKMVNKRKTLLAYLKKSDLARYQTLIERLGLRR; this is translated from the coding sequence ATGTCGCTCACCGTCGAACAGACCAGCCAGATCATCAAGGACTACGGTCGCAAGGATAACGACACCGGCTCGACCGAAGTCCAGGTCGCGCTGCTGTCCGCGAACATCACCGCGCTGCAGGATCACTTCCAGGCGCACAAGCAGGACCACCACTCGCGTCGCGGTCTGCTGAAGATGGTCAACAAGCGCAAGACGCTGCTGGCCTATCTCAAGAAGAGCGACCTCGCTCGCTACCAGACCCTCATCGAACGCCTCGGCCTGCGCCGCTAA
- the truB gene encoding tRNA pseudouridine(55) synthase TruB: MNRRSFRDIHGILLLDKPLGLSSNQALQTARRLVGAAKGGHTGSLDPLATGLLPVCFGEATKIAGWLLGSRKAYEAEVKLGATTTTADLEGEIVDTWPVPPLDDAQVEAALAPLRGRITQVPPAYSAIKQDGVPLYARARRGETVDVPSREVDVYRLDVIERVGDTVRLHVECGSGTYVRSLAVDLGANLGCGAHLTGLRRLWVEPFMAPAMVTLDELREAAETGPDQLEACLLPVDTGLSHIPRVELDAEQTRVLGFGQPVPLGATTAPGRCGVWGADGRLMALGDIGEDGILRVLRGFNLPPP; encoded by the coding sequence ATGAACCGTCGCTCCTTCCGTGACATCCACGGCATCCTCCTGCTCGACAAGCCGCTGGGCCTGAGTTCCAACCAGGCGCTGCAGACGGCGCGTCGCCTCGTGGGTGCGGCCAAGGGTGGCCATACCGGCAGCCTCGATCCGCTCGCGACCGGCTTGTTGCCGGTGTGTTTTGGCGAGGCCACCAAGATCGCCGGCTGGCTGCTGGGCTCGCGCAAGGCCTACGAGGCCGAGGTGAAGCTCGGCGCCACCACGACCACGGCTGACCTTGAGGGCGAGATCGTGGACACCTGGCCGGTGCCGCCGCTCGATGATGCGCAGGTGGAAGCCGCGCTGGCGCCCTTGCGTGGTCGGATAACCCAGGTGCCACCGGCCTATTCGGCCATCAAGCAGGACGGCGTTCCTCTCTATGCGCGTGCCCGTCGCGGCGAGACCGTCGATGTGCCGTCCCGTGAGGTCGATGTCTACCGGCTCGATGTGATCGAGCGGGTAGGGGACACGGTCCGCCTGCATGTCGAGTGTGGCTCGGGTACCTACGTCCGTAGCCTGGCCGTGGACCTGGGTGCCAACCTCGGCTGTGGCGCCCATTTGACCGGCCTGCGTCGGCTCTGGGTCGAGCCGTTCATGGCGCCTGCCATGGTGACCCTCGACGAATTGCGGGAAGCGGCAGAGACCGGGCCGGATCAACTCGAGGCATGCCTGCTGCCCGTGGATACCGGGCTATCACATATTCCCCGGGTGGAACTCGATGCCGAGCAAACCCGGGTACTCGGCTTCGGTCAGCCAGTGCCCCTGGGCGCCACCACGGCACCCGGCCGTTGTGGCGTCTGGGGCGCCGACGGCCGGCTCATGGCCCTGGGAGACATCGGCGAAGACGGCATTCTGAGGGTTCTCAGGGGGTTCAACCTGCCGCCGCCCTGA
- the rbfA gene encoding 30S ribosome-binding factor RbfA has protein sequence MPSRDFKRTDRVSAELRREIGLLVHAAVREHALPSVSVSDVETTKDLDVATVWVTALMPEKSAEAVKALKELAKEFRRELSKTMRLRRVPELRFKYDESVDRGERIETLLRENPVPPAPSGEDE, from the coding sequence ATGCCGTCCCGTGATTTCAAGCGAACCGACCGCGTCTCCGCTGAGCTGCGCCGTGAAATCGGCCTGCTGGTGCATGCTGCCGTGCGCGAGCACGCGCTGCCCTCGGTCAGTGTTTCCGACGTGGAAACCACCAAGGACCTGGATGTAGCGACGGTGTGGGTCACCGCGCTGATGCCGGAAAAGTCCGCTGAGGCCGTCAAGGCCCTCAAGGAGCTGGCCAAGGAGTTCCGCCGCGAGCTCTCCAAGACCATGCGCCTGCGCCGCGTGCCCGAACTGCGCTTCAAGTACGACGAATCGGTCGACCGCGGCGAGCGGATCGAGACCCTGTTGCGCGAAAATCCGGTGCCGCCGGCGCCTTCGGGCGAAGACGAATAA